The following are from one region of the Actinoplanes sp. L3-i22 genome:
- a CDS encoding citrate synthase, with translation MTDVKLDHPGGQLSMGVTDAVDGPGGIDVSALLKETGFVTLDVGFVNTASTTSAITYIDGDAGILRYRGYPIEQLAGKSSFLEVSYLLMNGELPTEAQLRDFGDKIRVHTLLQEEMRTFFSGFPRDAHPMAVLSSAVTALSTFYQDALDPLDDEQVDISAIRLMAKLPTIAAYAYKKSIGHPLPYPDNSLDYVENFLRLTFGLPTVNYDVDPKVAKILDMLFVLHADHEQNCSTSSVRMVGSAQANLFASVSAGINALSGPLHGGANAAVLEMLEQIRKDGGDVNSFVTRVKNKEKGVKLMGFGHRVYKNYDPRAAIVKKAAQEMLSTLDNPDPLLEIAFKLEEIALHDDYFVSRKLYPNVDFYTGLIYKAMGFPTKMFTVLFAIGRLPGWIAQYREMMHDPANKIGRPRQIYTGAPVRDFVPMSQR, from the coding sequence ATGACGGATGTCAAGCTCGACCACCCCGGTGGCCAATTGTCGATGGGCGTCACCGACGCCGTCGACGGGCCGGGCGGCATCGACGTCAGTGCTCTGCTGAAGGAGACCGGTTTCGTCACACTCGACGTCGGTTTCGTCAACACCGCATCGACCACCTCGGCGATCACCTACATCGACGGTGACGCCGGAATTCTCCGCTACCGCGGATACCCGATCGAGCAGCTGGCCGGGAAGTCGTCGTTCCTGGAGGTCTCGTACCTCCTGATGAACGGCGAGCTCCCGACCGAGGCTCAGCTGCGCGACTTCGGCGACAAGATCCGTGTGCACACGCTCCTCCAGGAGGAGATGCGGACCTTCTTCTCCGGTTTCCCGCGTGACGCGCACCCGATGGCGGTGCTCTCCTCGGCGGTCACCGCGCTGTCCACCTTCTACCAGGACGCGCTCGACCCGCTGGACGACGAGCAGGTCGATATCTCCGCAATCCGGCTGATGGCGAAACTTCCGACGATCGCGGCGTACGCGTACAAGAAGTCGATCGGTCACCCGCTGCCGTACCCGGACAACTCGCTCGACTACGTCGAGAACTTCCTGCGCCTCACCTTCGGCCTGCCGACCGTCAACTACGACGTCGACCCGAAGGTCGCGAAGATCCTCGACATGCTGTTCGTGCTGCACGCCGACCACGAGCAGAACTGCTCCACGTCGAGCGTCCGGATGGTCGGCTCGGCCCAGGCGAACCTGTTCGCCTCGGTCTCGGCCGGCATCAACGCCCTCTCCGGCCCGTTGCACGGCGGCGCCAACGCGGCGGTGCTCGAGATGCTCGAGCAGATCCGCAAGGACGGCGGCGACGTCAACTCCTTCGTCACGCGAGTGAAGAACAAGGAGAAGGGCGTCAAGTTGATGGGCTTCGGCCACCGGGTCTACAAGAACTACGACCCGCGCGCCGCCATCGTCAAGAAGGCCGCCCAGGAGATGCTGTCGACCCTGGACAACCCGGACCCGCTGCTGGAGATCGCGTTCAAGCTCGAGGAGATCGCGCTCCACGACGACTACTTCGTCTCCCGCAAGCTGTACCCGAACGTCGACTTCTACACCGGCCTGATCTACAAGGCCATGGGCTTCCCGACGAAGATGTTCACGGTGCTGTTCGCCATCGGGCGTCTTCCGGGCTGGATCGCTCAGTACCGCGAGATGATGCACGACCCGGCGAACAAGATCGGTCGCCCGCGGCAGATCTACACCGGCGCGCCGGTCCGCGACTTCGTTCCGATGTCGCAGCGCTGA